A window from Citrus sinensis cultivar Valencia sweet orange chromosome 3, DVS_A1.0, whole genome shotgun sequence encodes these proteins:
- the RRMP1 gene encoding RNA recognition motif protein 1 isoform X1 gives MPPRTVKRGAAGPRRTARATRGTAKQQAEVAEETVKVEEVPVKEEEKAVVEDDNKPVVVEDEPKSDVNGSVPATQKEDEVKESVDEYEKDERLDLDDNEPEYEPEEYGGVDYDDKETEHEDVQEVGNEEDEHDDENVGEEEEDDLAEGEMEDVPEEHGQGEEEVENAGEEAERPEMVDAEEHDHHEMFQERRKRKEFEVFVGGLDKDVVGDDLRKVFSQVGEVTEVRLMMNPQTKKNKGFAFLRFATVEQARQAVTELKNPVINGKQCGVTPSQDSDTLFLGNICKTWTKEALKEKLKHYGVDNVEDLTLVEDSNNEGMNRGFAFLEFSSRSDAMDAFKRLQKRDVLFGVDRPAKVSFADSFIDPGDEIMAQVKTVFVDGLPASWDEDRVRELLKNYGEITKIELARNMPSAKRKDFGFVTFDTHDAAVTCAKSINNAELGEGDNKAKVRARLSRPLQRGKGKHASRGDFRSGRGTGRATRGSWGLPSPRSLPGRSARGIGSRLPPASVKRPVPVRDRRPIMSMTARARPMPPPPPRSYDRRAPVPSYPKPGLKREYGRRDEVPPPRSRAPVDYGSRVVPDRRPYRDEYTSRGSGYPDMPRSTSRGAARRPYVDDGYAQRFERPPPSYREGRARDYETVSGSKRPYSVVDDVPPRYADPGVRHSRARLDYDLGGGAPQYGDAYGDRMGRSNLGYGGSRSSISSQDSHGLYSSRQGMGYGGGSYSGGDVGGMYSSSYGSDYMPRGSDQVGGSSYSSMYPGRGVGGSSYMGSGGSGSYY, from the exons ATGCCACCGCGAACAGTAAAACGAGGAGCAGCGGGGCCGAGGAGGACGGCGAGAGCTACGAGAGGGACGGCGAAGCAGCAGGCAGAGGTCGCGGAAGAGACAGTTAAAGTAGAAGAGGTTCCGgtgaaggaagaagaaaaggcGGTTGTTGAGGATGATAATAAGCCAGTTGTTGTTGAAGATGAACCGAAATCCGATGTCAATGGCTCGGTTCCTGCGACGCAAA AAGAAGATGAGGTAAAGGAGTCTGTAGATGAGTATGAAAAGGATGAGCGGTTAGACCTGGATGATAATGAACCTGAATACGAACCTGAAGAATATGGAGGGGTGGATTATGATGACAAGGAAACAGAACATGAGGATGTTCAGGAAGTAGGGAATGAAGAGGATGAACATGATGATGAGAATGTTGGTGAGGAAGAAGAGGATGATTTAGCTGAGGGAGAAATGGAAGATGTTCCTGAGGAACATGGACAAGGTGAAGAGGAAGTTGAGAATGCTGGTGAGGAAGCAGAGCGTCCAGAGATGGTTGATGCAGAGGAACATGATCATCATGAAATGTTTCAGGAGAGGCGCAAACGTAAGGAGTTTGAAGTTTTCGTTGGTGGTTTGGATAAGGATGTCGTTGGGGATGATCTGAGGAAAGTTTTTAGTCAAGTTGGTGAGGTCACAGAAGTCAGGTTGATGATGAACCCACAGACAAAGAAGAATAAGGGGTTTGCATTCCTGCGTTTTGCAACTGTGGAACAAGCAAGACAAGCTGTTACAGAGCTCAAAAATCCTGTG ATCAATGGCAAACAATGTGGTGTTACTCCTAGTCAAGATAGCGACACTCTTTTTCTGGGTAACATTTGTAAGACATGGACAAAAGAAGCT TTGAAAGAGAAACTGAAACATTATGGAGTTGACAATGTTGAAGATTTGACTTTGGTAGAAGATAGTAACAACGAGGGAATGAATCGAGGATTTGCCTTTTTAGAATTCTCATCTCGTTCAGATGCCATGGATGCTTTTAAGCGTCTTCAGAAGAGAGATGTGTTGTTTGGTGTTGATAGACCAGCAAAGGTTTCTTTTGCTGATTCCTTCATTGACCCGGGCGATGAAATTATGGCTCAG GTTAAAACTGTATTTGTTGATGGTCTGCCTGCTTCATGGGATGAAGATCGTGTCCGCGAACTTCTAAAGAATTATGGGGAGATCACTAAGATTGAGCTTGCCCGAAATATGCCATCTGCCAAGAGGAAGGACTTTGGATTTGTAACATTCGATACTCATGATGCTGCTGTCACATGTGCTAAAAGCATCAACAATGCTGAGTTGGGTGAAGGGGACAACAAG GCTAAAGTTAGGGCCAGGTTGTCAAGACCACTTCAGAGAGGTAAAGGCAAACATGCTAGTCGTGGTGATTTCCGGTCGGGACGTGGGACTGGACGGGCAACAAGGGGCTCATGGGGTCTTCCATCACCACGTAGCTTACCAGGACGTAGTGCAAGGGGGATTGGAAGTCGTCTCCCTCCAGCTAGTGTGAAGAGGCCTGTTCCTGTGAGAGATAGACGTCCTATTATGTCGATGACAGCAAGAGCTAGGCCTATGCCCCCACCTCCACCTAGATCCTATGATAGAAGAGCGCCTG TTCCTTCTTACCCAAAGCCTGGCTTAAAGAGAGAATATGGTCGCCGAGATGAGGTTCCTCCTCCACGAAGTAGAGCTCCAGTAGATTATGGTTCAAGGGTTGTTCCTGATAGACGCCCTTATAGAGATGAGTATACATCCCGTGGCTCTGGCTATCCTGACATGCCAAGAAGTACTTCTCGCGGTGCAGCAAGGAGACCTTATGTAGATGATGGCTATGCTCAAAGGTTTGAGAGGCCGCCTCCAAGTTACCGTGAAGGGCGCGCCCGTGATTATGAGACTGTGTCTGGGTCAAAACGTCCTTATTCTGTTGTG GATGATGTTCCGCCTCGTTACGCTGATCCTGGTGTTCGCCACTCAAGGGCTCGTCTGGACTATGACCTCGGTGGAGGTGCTCCTCAATATGGGGATGCATATGGTGATAG AATGGGGAGATCTAATCTAGGATATGGTGGCAGCAGAAGCTCAATCTCCAGTCAGGATTCTCACGGACTTTATAGCAGTCGTCAGGGCATGGGCTATGGAGGTG GTTCATATAGTGGCGGTGATGTTGGTGGAATGTACTCTTCCAGTTATGGTAGTGATTATATGCCTCGTGGATCTGAT CAGGTTGGTGGTAGCTCTTACTCATCAATGTATCCTGGTCGTGGTGTGGGAGGCAGCAGTTACATGGGTAGTGGTGGTTCTGGATCATACTACTGA
- the RRMP1 gene encoding RNA recognition motif protein 1 isoform X2, producing MPPRTVKRGAAGPRRTARATRGTAKQQAEVAEETVKVEEVPVKEEEKAVVEDDNKPVVVEDEPKSDVNGSVPATQKEDEVKESVDEYEKDERLDLDDNEPEYEPEEYGGVDYDDKETEHEDVQEVGNEEDEHDDENVGEEEEDDLAEGEMEDVPEEHGQGEEEVENAGEEAERPEMVDAEEHDHHEMFQERRKRKEFEVFVGGLDKDVVGDDLRKVFSQVGEVTEVRLMMNPQTKKNKGFAFLRFATVEQARQAVTELKNPVINGKQCGVTPSQDSDTLFLGNICKTWTKEALKEKLKHYGVDNVEDLTLVEDSNNEGMNRGFAFLEFSSRSDAMDAFKRLQKRDVLFGVDRPAKVSFADSFIDPGDEIMAQVKTVFVDGLPASWDEDRVRELLKNYGEITKIELARNMPSAKRKDFGFVTFDTHDAAVTCAKSINNAELGEGDNKAKVRARLSRPLQRGKGKHASRGDFRSGRGTGRATRGSWGLPSPRSLPGRSARGIGSRLPPASVKRPVPVRDRRPIMSMTARARPMPPPPPRSYDRRAPVPSYPKPGLKREYGRRDEVPPPRSRAPVDYGSRVVPDRRPYRDEYTSRGSGYPDMPRSTSRGAARRPYVDDGYAQRFERPPPSYREGRARDYETVSGSKRPYSVVDDVPPRYADPGVRHSRARLDYDLGGGAPQYGDAYGDRMGRSNLGYGGSRSSISSQDSHGLYSSRQGMGYGGGSYSGGDVGGMYSSSYGSDYMPRGSDVGGSSYSSMYPGRGVGGSSYMGSGGSGSYY from the exons ATGCCACCGCGAACAGTAAAACGAGGAGCAGCGGGGCCGAGGAGGACGGCGAGAGCTACGAGAGGGACGGCGAAGCAGCAGGCAGAGGTCGCGGAAGAGACAGTTAAAGTAGAAGAGGTTCCGgtgaaggaagaagaaaaggcGGTTGTTGAGGATGATAATAAGCCAGTTGTTGTTGAAGATGAACCGAAATCCGATGTCAATGGCTCGGTTCCTGCGACGCAAA AAGAAGATGAGGTAAAGGAGTCTGTAGATGAGTATGAAAAGGATGAGCGGTTAGACCTGGATGATAATGAACCTGAATACGAACCTGAAGAATATGGAGGGGTGGATTATGATGACAAGGAAACAGAACATGAGGATGTTCAGGAAGTAGGGAATGAAGAGGATGAACATGATGATGAGAATGTTGGTGAGGAAGAAGAGGATGATTTAGCTGAGGGAGAAATGGAAGATGTTCCTGAGGAACATGGACAAGGTGAAGAGGAAGTTGAGAATGCTGGTGAGGAAGCAGAGCGTCCAGAGATGGTTGATGCAGAGGAACATGATCATCATGAAATGTTTCAGGAGAGGCGCAAACGTAAGGAGTTTGAAGTTTTCGTTGGTGGTTTGGATAAGGATGTCGTTGGGGATGATCTGAGGAAAGTTTTTAGTCAAGTTGGTGAGGTCACAGAAGTCAGGTTGATGATGAACCCACAGACAAAGAAGAATAAGGGGTTTGCATTCCTGCGTTTTGCAACTGTGGAACAAGCAAGACAAGCTGTTACAGAGCTCAAAAATCCTGTG ATCAATGGCAAACAATGTGGTGTTACTCCTAGTCAAGATAGCGACACTCTTTTTCTGGGTAACATTTGTAAGACATGGACAAAAGAAGCT TTGAAAGAGAAACTGAAACATTATGGAGTTGACAATGTTGAAGATTTGACTTTGGTAGAAGATAGTAACAACGAGGGAATGAATCGAGGATTTGCCTTTTTAGAATTCTCATCTCGTTCAGATGCCATGGATGCTTTTAAGCGTCTTCAGAAGAGAGATGTGTTGTTTGGTGTTGATAGACCAGCAAAGGTTTCTTTTGCTGATTCCTTCATTGACCCGGGCGATGAAATTATGGCTCAG GTTAAAACTGTATTTGTTGATGGTCTGCCTGCTTCATGGGATGAAGATCGTGTCCGCGAACTTCTAAAGAATTATGGGGAGATCACTAAGATTGAGCTTGCCCGAAATATGCCATCTGCCAAGAGGAAGGACTTTGGATTTGTAACATTCGATACTCATGATGCTGCTGTCACATGTGCTAAAAGCATCAACAATGCTGAGTTGGGTGAAGGGGACAACAAG GCTAAAGTTAGGGCCAGGTTGTCAAGACCACTTCAGAGAGGTAAAGGCAAACATGCTAGTCGTGGTGATTTCCGGTCGGGACGTGGGACTGGACGGGCAACAAGGGGCTCATGGGGTCTTCCATCACCACGTAGCTTACCAGGACGTAGTGCAAGGGGGATTGGAAGTCGTCTCCCTCCAGCTAGTGTGAAGAGGCCTGTTCCTGTGAGAGATAGACGTCCTATTATGTCGATGACAGCAAGAGCTAGGCCTATGCCCCCACCTCCACCTAGATCCTATGATAGAAGAGCGCCTG TTCCTTCTTACCCAAAGCCTGGCTTAAAGAGAGAATATGGTCGCCGAGATGAGGTTCCTCCTCCACGAAGTAGAGCTCCAGTAGATTATGGTTCAAGGGTTGTTCCTGATAGACGCCCTTATAGAGATGAGTATACATCCCGTGGCTCTGGCTATCCTGACATGCCAAGAAGTACTTCTCGCGGTGCAGCAAGGAGACCTTATGTAGATGATGGCTATGCTCAAAGGTTTGAGAGGCCGCCTCCAAGTTACCGTGAAGGGCGCGCCCGTGATTATGAGACTGTGTCTGGGTCAAAACGTCCTTATTCTGTTGTG GATGATGTTCCGCCTCGTTACGCTGATCCTGGTGTTCGCCACTCAAGGGCTCGTCTGGACTATGACCTCGGTGGAGGTGCTCCTCAATATGGGGATGCATATGGTGATAG AATGGGGAGATCTAATCTAGGATATGGTGGCAGCAGAAGCTCAATCTCCAGTCAGGATTCTCACGGACTTTATAGCAGTCGTCAGGGCATGGGCTATGGAGGTG GTTCATATAGTGGCGGTGATGTTGGTGGAATGTACTCTTCCAGTTATGGTAGTGATTATATGCCTCGTGGATCTGAT GTTGGTGGTAGCTCTTACTCATCAATGTATCCTGGTCGTGGTGTGGGAGGCAGCAGTTACATGGGTAGTGGTGGTTCTGGATCATACTACTGA
- the RRMP1 gene encoding RNA recognition motif protein 1 isoform X3, producing the protein MPPRTVKRGAAGPRRTARATRGTAKQQAEVAEETVKVEEVPVKEEEKAVVEDDNKPVVVEDEPKSDVNGSVPATQKEDEVKESVDEYEKDERLDLDDNEPEYEPEEYGGVDYDDKETEHEDVQEVGNEEDEHDDENVGEEEEDDLAEGEMEDVPEEHGQGEEEVENAGEEAERPEMVDAEEHDHHEMFQERRKRKEFEVFVGGLDKDVVGDDLRKVFSQVGEVTEVRLMMNPQTKKNKGFAFLRFATVEQARQAVTELKNPVINGKQCGVTPSQDSDTLFLGNICKTWTKEALKEKLKHYGVDNVEDLTLVEDSNNEGMNRGFAFLEFSSRSDAMDAFKRLQKRDVLFGVDRPAKVSFADSFIDPGDEIMAQVKTVFVDGLPASWDEDRVRELLKNYGEITKIELARNMPSAKRKDFGFVTFDTHDAAVTCAKSINNAELGEGDNKAKVRARLSRPLQRGKGKHASRGDFRSGRGTGRATRGSWGLPSPRSLPGRSARGIGSRLPPASVKRPVPVRDRRPIMSMTARARPMPPPPPRSYDRRAPVPSYPKPGLKREYGRRDEVPPPRSRAPVDYGSRVVPDRRPYRDEYTSRGSGYPDMPRSTSRGAARRPYVDDGYAQRFERPPPSYREGRARDYETVSGSKRPYSVVDDVPPRYADPGVRHSRARLDYDLGGGAPQYGDAYGDRMGRSNLGYGGSRSSISSQDSHGLYSSRQGMGYGGSYSGGDVGGMYSSSYGSDYMPRGSDQVGGSSYSSMYPGRGVGGSSYMGSGGSGSYY; encoded by the exons ATGCCACCGCGAACAGTAAAACGAGGAGCAGCGGGGCCGAGGAGGACGGCGAGAGCTACGAGAGGGACGGCGAAGCAGCAGGCAGAGGTCGCGGAAGAGACAGTTAAAGTAGAAGAGGTTCCGgtgaaggaagaagaaaaggcGGTTGTTGAGGATGATAATAAGCCAGTTGTTGTTGAAGATGAACCGAAATCCGATGTCAATGGCTCGGTTCCTGCGACGCAAA AAGAAGATGAGGTAAAGGAGTCTGTAGATGAGTATGAAAAGGATGAGCGGTTAGACCTGGATGATAATGAACCTGAATACGAACCTGAAGAATATGGAGGGGTGGATTATGATGACAAGGAAACAGAACATGAGGATGTTCAGGAAGTAGGGAATGAAGAGGATGAACATGATGATGAGAATGTTGGTGAGGAAGAAGAGGATGATTTAGCTGAGGGAGAAATGGAAGATGTTCCTGAGGAACATGGACAAGGTGAAGAGGAAGTTGAGAATGCTGGTGAGGAAGCAGAGCGTCCAGAGATGGTTGATGCAGAGGAACATGATCATCATGAAATGTTTCAGGAGAGGCGCAAACGTAAGGAGTTTGAAGTTTTCGTTGGTGGTTTGGATAAGGATGTCGTTGGGGATGATCTGAGGAAAGTTTTTAGTCAAGTTGGTGAGGTCACAGAAGTCAGGTTGATGATGAACCCACAGACAAAGAAGAATAAGGGGTTTGCATTCCTGCGTTTTGCAACTGTGGAACAAGCAAGACAAGCTGTTACAGAGCTCAAAAATCCTGTG ATCAATGGCAAACAATGTGGTGTTACTCCTAGTCAAGATAGCGACACTCTTTTTCTGGGTAACATTTGTAAGACATGGACAAAAGAAGCT TTGAAAGAGAAACTGAAACATTATGGAGTTGACAATGTTGAAGATTTGACTTTGGTAGAAGATAGTAACAACGAGGGAATGAATCGAGGATTTGCCTTTTTAGAATTCTCATCTCGTTCAGATGCCATGGATGCTTTTAAGCGTCTTCAGAAGAGAGATGTGTTGTTTGGTGTTGATAGACCAGCAAAGGTTTCTTTTGCTGATTCCTTCATTGACCCGGGCGATGAAATTATGGCTCAG GTTAAAACTGTATTTGTTGATGGTCTGCCTGCTTCATGGGATGAAGATCGTGTCCGCGAACTTCTAAAGAATTATGGGGAGATCACTAAGATTGAGCTTGCCCGAAATATGCCATCTGCCAAGAGGAAGGACTTTGGATTTGTAACATTCGATACTCATGATGCTGCTGTCACATGTGCTAAAAGCATCAACAATGCTGAGTTGGGTGAAGGGGACAACAAG GCTAAAGTTAGGGCCAGGTTGTCAAGACCACTTCAGAGAGGTAAAGGCAAACATGCTAGTCGTGGTGATTTCCGGTCGGGACGTGGGACTGGACGGGCAACAAGGGGCTCATGGGGTCTTCCATCACCACGTAGCTTACCAGGACGTAGTGCAAGGGGGATTGGAAGTCGTCTCCCTCCAGCTAGTGTGAAGAGGCCTGTTCCTGTGAGAGATAGACGTCCTATTATGTCGATGACAGCAAGAGCTAGGCCTATGCCCCCACCTCCACCTAGATCCTATGATAGAAGAGCGCCTG TTCCTTCTTACCCAAAGCCTGGCTTAAAGAGAGAATATGGTCGCCGAGATGAGGTTCCTCCTCCACGAAGTAGAGCTCCAGTAGATTATGGTTCAAGGGTTGTTCCTGATAGACGCCCTTATAGAGATGAGTATACATCCCGTGGCTCTGGCTATCCTGACATGCCAAGAAGTACTTCTCGCGGTGCAGCAAGGAGACCTTATGTAGATGATGGCTATGCTCAAAGGTTTGAGAGGCCGCCTCCAAGTTACCGTGAAGGGCGCGCCCGTGATTATGAGACTGTGTCTGGGTCAAAACGTCCTTATTCTGTTGTG GATGATGTTCCGCCTCGTTACGCTGATCCTGGTGTTCGCCACTCAAGGGCTCGTCTGGACTATGACCTCGGTGGAGGTGCTCCTCAATATGGGGATGCATATGGTGATAG AATGGGGAGATCTAATCTAGGATATGGTGGCAGCAGAAGCTCAATCTCCAGTCAGGATTCTCACGGACTTTATAGCAGTCGTCAGGGCATGGGCTATGGAG GTTCATATAGTGGCGGTGATGTTGGTGGAATGTACTCTTCCAGTTATGGTAGTGATTATATGCCTCGTGGATCTGAT CAGGTTGGTGGTAGCTCTTACTCATCAATGTATCCTGGTCGTGGTGTGGGAGGCAGCAGTTACATGGGTAGTGGTGGTTCTGGATCATACTACTGA
- the RRMP1 gene encoding RNA recognition motif protein 1, which produces MPPRTVKRGAAGPRRTARATRGTAKQQAEVAEETVKVEEVPVKEEEKAVVEDDNKPVVVEDEPKSDVNGSVPATQKEDEVKESVDEYEKDERLDLDDNEPEYEPEEYGGVDYDDKETEHEDVQEVGNEEDEHDDENVGEEEEDDLAEGEMEDVPEEHGQGEEEVENAGEEAERPEMVDAEEHDHHEMFQERRKRKEFEVFVGGLDKDVVGDDLRKVFSQVGEVTEVRLMMNPQTKKNKGFAFLRFATVEQARQAVTELKNPVINGKQCGVTPSQDSDTLFLGNICKTWTKEALKEKLKHYGVDNVEDLTLVEDSNNEGMNRGFAFLEFSSRSDAMDAFKRLQKRDVLFGVDRPAKVSFADSFIDPGDEIMAQVKTVFVDGLPASWDEDRVRELLKNYGEITKIELARNMPSAKRKDFGFVTFDTHDAAVTCAKSINNAELGEGDNKAKVRARLSRPLQRGKGKHASRGDFRSGRGTGRATRGSWGLPSPRSLPGRSARGIGSRLPPASVKRPVPVRDRRPIMSMTARARPMPPPPPRSYDRRAPVPSYPKPGLKREYGRRDEVPPPRSRAPVDYGSRVVPDRRPYRDEYTSRGSGYPDMPRSTSRGAARRPYVDDGYAQRFERPPPSYREGRARDYETVSGSKRPYSVVDDVPPRYADPGVRHSRARLDYDLGGGAPQYGDAYGDRMGRSNLGYGGSRSSISSQDSHGLYSSRQGMGYGGSYSGGDVGGMYSSSYGSDYMPRGSDVGGSSYSSMYPGRGVGGSSYMGSGGSGSYY; this is translated from the exons ATGCCACCGCGAACAGTAAAACGAGGAGCAGCGGGGCCGAGGAGGACGGCGAGAGCTACGAGAGGGACGGCGAAGCAGCAGGCAGAGGTCGCGGAAGAGACAGTTAAAGTAGAAGAGGTTCCGgtgaaggaagaagaaaaggcGGTTGTTGAGGATGATAATAAGCCAGTTGTTGTTGAAGATGAACCGAAATCCGATGTCAATGGCTCGGTTCCTGCGACGCAAA AAGAAGATGAGGTAAAGGAGTCTGTAGATGAGTATGAAAAGGATGAGCGGTTAGACCTGGATGATAATGAACCTGAATACGAACCTGAAGAATATGGAGGGGTGGATTATGATGACAAGGAAACAGAACATGAGGATGTTCAGGAAGTAGGGAATGAAGAGGATGAACATGATGATGAGAATGTTGGTGAGGAAGAAGAGGATGATTTAGCTGAGGGAGAAATGGAAGATGTTCCTGAGGAACATGGACAAGGTGAAGAGGAAGTTGAGAATGCTGGTGAGGAAGCAGAGCGTCCAGAGATGGTTGATGCAGAGGAACATGATCATCATGAAATGTTTCAGGAGAGGCGCAAACGTAAGGAGTTTGAAGTTTTCGTTGGTGGTTTGGATAAGGATGTCGTTGGGGATGATCTGAGGAAAGTTTTTAGTCAAGTTGGTGAGGTCACAGAAGTCAGGTTGATGATGAACCCACAGACAAAGAAGAATAAGGGGTTTGCATTCCTGCGTTTTGCAACTGTGGAACAAGCAAGACAAGCTGTTACAGAGCTCAAAAATCCTGTG ATCAATGGCAAACAATGTGGTGTTACTCCTAGTCAAGATAGCGACACTCTTTTTCTGGGTAACATTTGTAAGACATGGACAAAAGAAGCT TTGAAAGAGAAACTGAAACATTATGGAGTTGACAATGTTGAAGATTTGACTTTGGTAGAAGATAGTAACAACGAGGGAATGAATCGAGGATTTGCCTTTTTAGAATTCTCATCTCGTTCAGATGCCATGGATGCTTTTAAGCGTCTTCAGAAGAGAGATGTGTTGTTTGGTGTTGATAGACCAGCAAAGGTTTCTTTTGCTGATTCCTTCATTGACCCGGGCGATGAAATTATGGCTCAG GTTAAAACTGTATTTGTTGATGGTCTGCCTGCTTCATGGGATGAAGATCGTGTCCGCGAACTTCTAAAGAATTATGGGGAGATCACTAAGATTGAGCTTGCCCGAAATATGCCATCTGCCAAGAGGAAGGACTTTGGATTTGTAACATTCGATACTCATGATGCTGCTGTCACATGTGCTAAAAGCATCAACAATGCTGAGTTGGGTGAAGGGGACAACAAG GCTAAAGTTAGGGCCAGGTTGTCAAGACCACTTCAGAGAGGTAAAGGCAAACATGCTAGTCGTGGTGATTTCCGGTCGGGACGTGGGACTGGACGGGCAACAAGGGGCTCATGGGGTCTTCCATCACCACGTAGCTTACCAGGACGTAGTGCAAGGGGGATTGGAAGTCGTCTCCCTCCAGCTAGTGTGAAGAGGCCTGTTCCTGTGAGAGATAGACGTCCTATTATGTCGATGACAGCAAGAGCTAGGCCTATGCCCCCACCTCCACCTAGATCCTATGATAGAAGAGCGCCTG TTCCTTCTTACCCAAAGCCTGGCTTAAAGAGAGAATATGGTCGCCGAGATGAGGTTCCTCCTCCACGAAGTAGAGCTCCAGTAGATTATGGTTCAAGGGTTGTTCCTGATAGACGCCCTTATAGAGATGAGTATACATCCCGTGGCTCTGGCTATCCTGACATGCCAAGAAGTACTTCTCGCGGTGCAGCAAGGAGACCTTATGTAGATGATGGCTATGCTCAAAGGTTTGAGAGGCCGCCTCCAAGTTACCGTGAAGGGCGCGCCCGTGATTATGAGACTGTGTCTGGGTCAAAACGTCCTTATTCTGTTGTG GATGATGTTCCGCCTCGTTACGCTGATCCTGGTGTTCGCCACTCAAGGGCTCGTCTGGACTATGACCTCGGTGGAGGTGCTCCTCAATATGGGGATGCATATGGTGATAG AATGGGGAGATCTAATCTAGGATATGGTGGCAGCAGAAGCTCAATCTCCAGTCAGGATTCTCACGGACTTTATAGCAGTCGTCAGGGCATGGGCTATGGAG GTTCATATAGTGGCGGTGATGTTGGTGGAATGTACTCTTCCAGTTATGGTAGTGATTATATGCCTCGTGGATCTGAT GTTGGTGGTAGCTCTTACTCATCAATGTATCCTGGTCGTGGTGTGGGAGGCAGCAGTTACATGGGTAGTGGTGGTTCTGGATCATACTACTGA